The Peromyscus leucopus breed LL Stock unplaced genomic scaffold, UCI_PerLeu_2.1 scaffold_483, whole genome shotgun sequence genome includes the window GGCGGCTGCGCGGCGGCGGCTCCCCACCACCCCCCTCCTCGGAGGCGTAGCGAGCGGACCAGCTCCCGGGAGGATGTCTCGGTGCGGGGCGCGTCGCCCCCCTCAGGCCACCAGAGCCCGGATACCTCAGACATTCGGCTCTGGGTCTGTGGGGAGCGAAATGCAACCCAAAGCCCGTGGCCCCGAGGCCCCGCGCAGATAAACACGCACAAGCACGCACACAGACGTCGCCGCGGCCCGCACTCGCCGCCGCAGGTCCCGGCGTCGGGGAAGAGCCCGGGAGCTCCCCCCGCCCCGTCCCCGAGGGATCGCTGCCTTCGCCCGGCAGCCCCGGGTGCGGCCGCTCGCCCTCGCCGCTCGCACGGGCGACGGAAGTGTCCGGCGTCACCCACCGGCCCGGAGCAACGGCGCAACGGCCGGTCCGGGCCTGCAGCCTCCGCGGCCCGGGCGGGGCGGGAGCGGCCGCCGGACACAGCTGGTAGGCGGGGGCGCGGGGCCGGCAGGGACCGGGGAGGGACGGGCGCGACCGGCGTGCAGCGGCGAGCTCCCGCTGCGCTCTCCCGGCCCGCGGCCCGCAGTCGCCCTTcggcagcggcggcgggggcTCCCGGGAGGGTGGGCGCCCGCCGGCCTCGCCGTTACGGCTGGAGGGGGGTCTCCGGCTCGGCGGCCGGGCTCCGGCGACGACCGAGACTGC containing:
- the LOC119087243 gene encoding collagen alpha-1(III) chain-like yields the protein RSERTSSREDVSVRGASPPSGHQSPDTSDIRLWVCGERNATQSPWPRGPAQINTHKHAHRRRRGPHSPPQVPASGKSPGAPPAPSPRDRCLRPAAPGAAARPRRSHGRRKCPASPTGPEQRRNGRSGPAASAARAGRERPPDTAGVSPFCTFAPSGISFVMEVLPQTCW